Proteins from one Telopea speciosissima isolate NSW1024214 ecotype Mountain lineage chromosome 1, Tspe_v1, whole genome shotgun sequence genomic window:
- the LOC122642167 gene encoding derlin-1.1-like produces MSTPGEYYRSLPPVIKTYGVLCLMTTSAYYLQLIDPWNLALSYESVFKRLQIWRLITNFFFLGSFSLPFAMRLLMLARYGVLLEKGPFDKRTADFLWMMIFGALSLLVLAAVPLLRSSFMGISLVFMIVYVWSREHPNARINIYGVVTLKGFYLPWAMLALDLIFGNRLMPDILGMVVGHLYYFLTVLHPLAGGRDILKTPLWVHKLVVFWGEGTQINSPVQPNPSAGVAFSGRGYRLGGR; encoded by the exons ATGTCTACACCAGGGGA ATACTACAGATCTCTACCACCAGTGATCAAGACTTATGGGGTACTCTGTCTGATGACCACTAGTGCTTACTATCTCCAACTTATCGATCCTTGGAACCTCGCATTATCTTATGAGAGTGTCTTCAAACGTCTACAG ATATGGAGGCTTATTacaaatttcttcttccttggttcATTTTCACTCCCATTCGCAATGCGTCTTTTGATGCT TGCAAGATATGGTGTTTTATTGGAGAAGGGACCGTTCGACAAAAGGACAGCAGACTTCCTATGGATGATGATCTTTGGGGCTCTATCTCTCTTG GTGCTTGCTGCTGTTCCACTTCTGCGGTCTTCCTTCATGGGAATTTCTTTGGTCTTTATGATTGTCTATGTTTGGAGCCGAGAGCACCCAAACGCACGAATCAACATCTATGGTGTTGTGACATTGAAG GGTTTCTACCTTCCCTGGGCAATGCTTGCATTGGATTTGATCTTCGGAAACCGTTTGATGCCCGATATCCTCGGAATGGTTGTAGGCCATCTCTATTACTTCTTGACAGTGCTACATCCTCTTGCTGGTGGAAGGGACATTCTAAAGACTCCTCTCTGGGT TCATAAACTGGTTGTGTTTTGGGGTGAAGGAACCCAAATCAACAGTCCAGTGCAACCCAATCCTTCTGCTGGTGTCGCGTTCAGTGGAAGAGGTTATCGCCTTGGTGGCCGCTAG